A genomic segment from Nicotiana sylvestris chromosome 1, ASM39365v2, whole genome shotgun sequence encodes:
- the LOC104210397 gene encoding uncharacterized protein, protein MEHPFFINGAGNTPRAEALRWLSIAEKLLTNRDLVGSKSFATRARESDPTLLPADQVLAIVDTLIAGDKRINNQHLDYYSILQIPLNQTHDSELVANQYRRLALLLNPQKNSFPFSDHAFRLVLDAWSVLSNAFRRSVYDKEIGFFINLNPVATSPPPNNNPIGFMQQPSSVLFQQAQSHPVSSSREQQRTVAFLQDPQMQQQSVSSVSSLSSREQQQTVTFLGRNQTQQPVVSSTMLSPDREQQNPFTFGSRGQQQQVASVESKRGQQQQAASVESRRGQQQQVASVESRRGQQQQVASVEQQQGNKQAPQRNEGLMGNNQNYSATTTSKNVNFEALFGNSQNNSASTSNVNNEGLFGNNQNQPASNSNNVNNDGLFGNNQNHSASTSKNVNFEGLFGNNQNHSVSTSNNNVNTESLLGNNQNRSASTSNNNVKGKEGGVGASSHVVPSFWTACPYCYVMYEYPLEYVDCTLRCQKCKRAFQAVKIASPPPIIEGKEAYFCCWGFMPLGFSLDTFKKYKGNISSWTPFAPVFNKHGGVRKPPAPRVYIDDVVEDVFLELSESSEESDEDWRGDKKKKKANSGKKKSRRTRRKKAKIQQSDKGKNVVGNAGDNVQDISAAQGCAEKPNVTAAQSSKRSIASNTRRQAGRVTKDVGKLDLNVEFSNEVEEPPAPGVGQGNGDGTGEDGNIEGIEFFEGLDEFLSSLPILNAVGDDKVKAA, encoded by the coding sequence atgGAACATCCATTTTTCATCAACGGCGCCGGAAACACGCCGAGAGCGGAGGCGTTACGGTGGCTATCAATAGCCGAGAAGCTATTAACTAACCGTGACCTAGTCGGGTCCAAATCATTCGCGACCCGAGCACGTGAATCCGACCCGACCCTTTTACCCGCTGACCAAGTCCTCGCCATAGTCGATACCCTAATCGCCGGCGACAAGCGGATCAACAACCAGCACCTTGATTACTACTCCATTCTCCAAATCCCTTTAAACCAAACACATGATTCTGAGCTCGTAGCTAATCAGTACCGTCGGCTCGCTCTCCTTTTAAACCCTCAGAAGAATAGTTTCCCTTTCTCAGATCATGCTTTCCGGCTCGTACTTGATGCTTGGTCTGTTCTTTCGAATGCGTTCAGGAGAAGTGTTTATGATAAAGAAATTGGGTTTTTTATTAACCTTAATCCTGTTGCTACTTCTCCTCCGCCTAATAATAACCCCATTGGTTTCATGCAGCAACCAAGTTCTGTGCTTTTTCAACAGGCACAGTCACATCCAGTGAGTTCAAGCAGAGAGCAGCAGCGGACAGTGGCATTTCTTCAAGACccacaaatgcagcagcagtcaGTGAGTTCTGTGTCCAGCTTGAGTAGTAGAGAGCAGCAACAGACTGTAACATTTCTGGGCAGAAACCAAACACAGCAGCCAGTAGTAAGCTCTACTATGCTAAGTCCAGACAGAGAACAACAAAACCCTTTTACCTTTGGGTCAAGAGGGCAACAGCAGCAAGTAGCTTCTGTGGAGTCAAAAAGAGGGCAACAGCAGCAAGCAGCTTCTGTAGAGTCAAGAAGAGGGCAACAGCAACAAGTAGCTTCTGTAGAGTCAAGAAGAGGGCAGCAGCAGCAAGTAGCTTCTGTAGAACAGCAGCAAGGTAATAAACAGGCGCCACAAAGAAATGAGGGTTTGATGGGTAACAACCAAAATTACTCTGCTACTACTACAAGTAAAAATGTGAACTTTGAGGCTTTGTTTGGGAATAGTCAAAATAATTCTGCTAGTACTAGTAATGTGAACAATGAGGGTTTGTTTGGGAACAATCAGAATCAGCCTGCTAGTAATAGTAACAATGTGAACAATGACGGTTTGTTTGGGAATAATCAAAATCACTCTGCTAGTACTAGTAAAAATGTGAACTTTGAGGGTTTGTTTGGGAACAATCAAAATCATTCTGTTAGTACTAGTAACAACAATGTGAACACTGAGAGTTTGTTAGGGAACAATCAAAATCGTTCTGCTAGTACTAGTAACAACAATGTGAAGGGAAAAGAGGGGGGTGTAGGTGCGTCGAGTCATGTTGTTCCTAGTTTCTGGACTGCATGTCCTTATTGTTATGTGATGTATGAGTATCCTTTAGAGTATGTGGATTGTACTTTGAGGTGTCAAAAGTGCAAGAGGGCGTTTCAGGCTGTAAAGATTGCGTCGCCTCCGCCAATTATAGAGGGAAAAGAAGCTTATTTCTGTTGTTGGGGATTTATGCCTTTAGGATTTTCCTTGGACACTTTTAAGAAATATAAAGGTAATATCTCGAGCTGGACTCCTTTTGCACCTGTGTTTAATAAACATGGGGGTGTAAGAAAGCCCCCCGCTCCGAGGGTTTATATCGATGATGTTGTTGAGGATGTGTTTTTGGAATTATCTGAGTCGAGCGAGGAGTCAGATGAGGATTGGAGGGgtgataagaagaagaagaaggcgaACAGTGGGAAGAAAAAGAGTAGAAGGACGAGGAGAAAAAAAGCCAAGATACAGCAATCTGATAAGGGAAAGAATGTTGTAGGGAATGCTGGTGACAATGTGCAAGATATTTCAGCAGCTCAAGGGTGTGCAGAAAAGCCCAATGTTACGGCAGCTCAGTCGAGCAAGAGAAGTATTGCAAGTAACACAAGAAGGCAAGCTGGGAGGGTTACAAAAGACGTTGGAAAGTTGGATTTGAATGTGGAGTTCAGTAATGAGGTTGAAGAGCCTCCTGCACCTGGGGTGGGCCAAGGGAATGGAGATGGAACGGGAGAGGATGGCAACATTGAAGGAATTGAGTTTTTTGAAGGTCTTGATGAATTCCTAAGCAGTCTTCCTATACTCAATGCTGTGGGTGATGATAAGGTCAAGGCTGCCTAG
- the LOC104210400 gene encoding protein PELPK1-like, producing the protein MAHHYQLSSLLLLAFLNLCFIHGPITGATARRLLETPLPEIPKLEFPKVPTLPKLEIPTVPKPELPTIPKPEIPAVPKPEIPIMPKPEVPTVPKPELPSIPKPELPTLPKPEIPAVPKPKLPVAPKPELPAVPKPEIPAMPKPELPPLKKPEIPTVPKTEVPPAMKNPEVPTLPKPEAPIVPKPEIPELPKPKLPELPKPEVPAMPKPEIPEIPKPKEISFPSLSPPHKPATP; encoded by the coding sequence ATGGCTCACCATTACCAGCTATCCTCCCTCTTACTGCTTGCATTTCTCAACTTGTGCTTCATCCATGGCCCGATAACTGGAGCAACCGCACGTCGTCTTCTAGAGACGCCCCTCCCCGAGATTCCTAAACTAGAGTTCCCTAAAGTTCCAACCTTGCCAAAGCTTGAGATCCCAACTGTGCCGAAGCCTGAGCTTCCAACCATACCAAAGCCTGAAATACCAGCTGTTCCAAAGCCTGAGATTCCTATTATGCCAAAACCTGAAGTACCAACTGTGCCAAAGCCCGAGCTACCATCTATCCCTAAGCCTGAGTTACCAACTTTACCAAAGCCTGAGATCCCAGCTGTGCCCAAGCCTAAGTTACCAGTTGCCCCAAAACCTGAGCTTCCTGCTGTGCCAAAGCCTGAGATCCCAGCAATGCCAAAACCCGAGCTTCCTCCCCTGAAAAAGCCAGAAATCCCAACAGTGCCAAAGACCGAGGTTCCTCCAGCTATGAAAAATCCTGAAGTTCCAACTTTGCCAAAGCCCGAGGCACCAATTGTGCCAAAGCCAGAAATCCCGGAACTACCAAAGCCAAAACTACCAGAGCTTCCAAAGCCAGAAGTCCCAGCTATGCCAAAGCCTGAAATCCCAGAAATTCCTAAACCAAAAGAGATATCTTTTCCTTCACTTTCTCCACCACACAAACCCGCTACTCCTTGA